The sequence TCAGATTATTGGTCTTGCTCAAATTAGAAGTTGGAAAATGATAATCAATAAAAAGAAATTACTATGATTGGTAGTTAAATAAGCAACAACCTTTAAATAATATTCTTTTTACATTAGCTAATTACTGAGATAATCTTACTTTAGGCAATTCTCTATACTGCCTAATTATTAGTACTATACTTTGAATTAAATATTCATGTATTTTATAAAACTCCAGATATAGCAAGGACTTGCACCTGTAAAACCGAATAGAAAGCAATGATTGTGAAAAAGTCATTTAATTTACTAATTATAAATTGATATAAACTCAAGATTATACTGATTTGAATCAATATAATCATACTTCTAAACTTAGTTAATTCCCTAGATTTCTGACTACTATTTGCTACTATATTGTTATTTAATAGTCACTTTAATTTCAGAAAAATACAAATATGTTATAGTAATGATAAGTATTTTGAATTTAAATTACTTTTTTAAAATATAGTTTTTACACCCTAAATTAGTTAAAATTGCAAGCTACCTAGTAATGGTCAAGAGCATTCTAAACTATATGTAGTGCCATGTCCAGTTGATGATAAATTTTCTAAATAACTGGCTAACAGCAGATTCCATTTAAATTTCTTCTGATGTAAGGGTGTAAGAGATAGAAGAAAGTTCTTCGAGAAACTCTCATACTTTTCCCCTTTCACCCTTAAACTTAGCCTTAAAACACAAACTCAGTGCCTATGCTTCAACTAACTGGGATCGATGTACTGCTAGATAAAATAGGTGGGAAGTGGTGGGTGTTGAGAGCATACATTGCTTGCAAACCCAGATTAGCTCGGTTGAGGATATCAGCATCTGTTGGAATTACTGCTCCTCGGCTATCCAAGACAGAGTGATTAAAGTTAAAGCCATTAAGGTTAAAGGCGATCGAGCAAACGCCAAAGGTTGCAAACCAAATACCTATTGTTGGCAAAGCAGCTAGCAGGAAATAGAAAGCACGGTGATTTCGGCTAGCAAAAGAAGGAATTAGGAGACGTCCTAAGTAACCATAGTGTCCTGCCAAGTAGCTGTAAGTAGTTTGTTTTTGCCCAAATTTATACCCGGCGTTTATGGATTCGTTTTCGTCTGTGTTGCGGATGAGTGTTGAGGTAACTAATGAGCCGTGTAAGGCACTTAATAGAGCACCACCAAAGACTCCCGCAACCCCTAGCATATGGAAGGGATGCATAAGGATATTATGATTTGCTTGAACAGCCATCATAAAGTGGAATGTCCCCGTAATACCTAAAGGTAAACCGTCAGAAAAGCTACCTTGACCAATAGGATAAACTAGCAAAACGGCTGTTGCCGCAGCAGCTGGTGCAGAAAAAGCAACAGAAATCCAAGGGCGCACACCAAGGCGATAGCTAAGTTCCCAAAGTCGCCCTAAGTAGCACCAAATACCAATTAAAAAATGCAGCACAATCAACTGATAGGGGCCACCATTATAAAGCCACTCATCAATGGAAGCAGCTTCCCAAATTGGATAAAAGTGTAAACCGATCGCTGCTGAAGTTGGTACAACAGCAGCTGTAATTAAATTGTTGCCGTCAAGTAAAGAACCTTTTATTGGTTCTCTAATACCTTCCATATCTACGCCAGGAGCAGCAATAAAAGCGAGAATGAAACAGATAGTAGCAGCCAATAGAGTAGGAATCATCAGCACACCAAACCAGCCGATATAAATCCGATGATTGGTATTGGTAATCCACGCACAAAATCGATCCCATTGCTTGACAAGCTCAAATTCTTTTCCACGTTGAACAATGGTAGTCATTGTCTATACCTCCTTTGAGAAAAAAATATGTATTATTTTTTGAAGAATGAATGCAAAATGCAAAAAATCTAATTTCTGAAAAAACTGCAAACTCTGTGGCAATAACTCAGCCTTACAGAACTCTCTACTAAGTTGTAATCAAAAGTTAAACCATTCGCCATTTATAAGCAAAAAAGCCCAAATATTACTTTTTTTTTGACTCTATTCTTGATAGAGTTCTTCTATGTTGTTTTACTCTGATTTACAAAAATCAGCATCATTTAGCTTGCTAAACTAAGGTATTAAGAGGATTAAATCTCTCTATAATTACCTGTATAGCAGTTGGCAGATAATTTAAGACATAAATTGATGATAAAAACCTTACGGCAAGAGAGCTTTAATCCTATTATCCCAACCTATTCTCTGCTATACCTTTATTGTAGAAAATGTGTTTTCAATACTTACAAAATAGTCAAATAACTTTGCAATACTTTTGGCTATCTTATTCCACAAAAATAGTGAAGTATTGTTTGATTTTTTTGATTTCAAGAAGGATCCAGAAAGAATATCAATTTTCAGACTTGATTGGGTGATAAAATTAAATAACTGTCTAGCTCGAAGTAAAAGCGCTTAGGCTAGGTAAAATAATTACGAGAAAAACCCATCAGTAAAAGAACTTGCGGGTAGCCTTGTTCATAAATCAGGTTATTTAATTGGGTTCGCAACTGTGGTAGTCTAATTACCTGATTTAAAAATGATGCTGCTAGCCCTATCGCCTGTCCTCGCAGTAATATTCGCTCTAGAGCTTGCCCAGTATTAAGCCAATTGACAGGTAGATCGCTTTTTGTACCTAGTACTGCAACCACAGGTGATTGAGTTATTAATTGACAGCTCGTACTAGGATAAAGCTGTTGTGTGTCTACACTCTGTATTACTAATTCTGCGATCGCTTGACGGGTTGTATTGCTCTTAACAATATATAACCATGTCTTTTGTTGCTCTGCATCTGCTTTCAACCATGAAAGTAGCGATTGAGGAATCTTCCAGTCTTGAAATTCACTACAATTGATGCATCGGTTAAAAATAGCATCAAAAAGCATTTGCTCATCAGCACTTATGAGTATAGGTTCGCCTAGCTTTATATAGGCTAATATATCTGGGTTGATTGAATCGGGAAAAGTTGTAATTTCGCCTTTATAACCAAACTTACGCAAGGCAAGCCGAAGATTAAATAATGCCATCCCACAACTAATCATTAATTCTCGCTCATAAGTATCAGTGGTAGGTAAACCAGGACTTCGATTAGCATAAAGGATTATCGCTTCATTTACGACTTGGAAAAACCAAAGTTGGGTATCGCAATTAGATGGAGCTAAGAGTGTATAATTCAAAAAAAACTTGAGTTTATCAACAGTTGTACCTGTTTTGGGAAATTCAATTTCTTGAATCTTTTGAGCATCCCATATTGCAAACATAGGGATTACCTCTCATCAAACAACTTATACCATTTTGGATTTTGGAAAATGGAATTGGAAATTACCTTCTGTATCTGGGTTGAGTGAATCCATCTGCCCTTAATCATTTTTTAAATTGGTATTATTTGTGAATTGGTAGGGGCGGATTTTATGGATAATCTTTTGCTAAAATCGACAATTTATCTTTTAAACCCGCCCCTACAGTAGTTGTCTATTACTCCCCCTATCCTCTTGTCTCCTCCTCTTTTTGCCCTCTACTGTGGAGCAAGTGGCCCTTGTACTGTTAAAACGGAGCATGGAGCATGATGCAGAACATAATTACTGACACTACCCAGAAAAAACTCAGATAAGCCTCTACGACCTCGACGACCTACTATAATTAAATCAGCTTGCCACTTCCGAGCTAATTCACAAATTACTCTACCTGGTTCACCAAAATTTTGGCTAAATTCAGTTGCTACGCCTTTTGCGATCGCTTGTTCATAAAAGAGTCTTAAAAACTCAATTCCTTCTTTTTTCAGTACCTCCCACTGTCCCATATAATAGTTCATCGCTTCGGCTTGATAAGATGGATAGAGGCTATTTGTTTGGAAAGCAATAGAACTTGGGGAACGCTCATCGAAAGGATCGAGAACGTGCAACAACATTAAATTTCCACCAACTTGTTGTGTTAAAGTTAAAGCTTCATCAAACACATGCTGTCCAATAGCTGAATTGTCTATAGCAACTAAAATTTTGTGAAACATAGTATTTAGTCCTTAGTCATGAGTTAGTAGTTAGTTGCTAATAGCTAATAGCTAATAGTTAATTGTTATTGCCAGTCTTCTATTAGCCATTAACTATTAACTATTAACGATTAACTATCTTGCTCGGTAGTCGCAATTTCTAAGAGAGTCTTCAGCACAGAGTCAGGGTTGAGACTAATAGAGTCGATTCCTTGTGTGACAAGAAATCGAGCGAATTCGGGGTAGTCACTGGGTGCTTGTCCGCAAATACCTATTTTACGGTGGTATTTTTTGGCAGTAGCGATCGCTTGGGTGATAGTTCGCGTTACTGCTTCGTTACGTTCATCAAACAGATGAGCGACTAATCCTGAATCTCGATCTAGTCCTAGTGTTAATTGTGTCAGATCGTTAGATCCGATTGAGAACCCATCAAACACTTCACTAAATTGATCTGCGAGTAGAACGTTGCTGGGTAACTCGCACATGACGTAGACTTGTAAATCATTTTCGCCGCGCACTAAACCATTTTTCGCCATTTCTGCCAAGACGCGCCTACCTTCTTCAGGAGTGCGGCAGAAGGGTACCATTAAAATGACATTGGTTAAGCCCATTTCATTGCGAACTCGTTTCATTGCCTCACATTCGAGAGCAAAGCCCTCGCTGTAACGTGGATCGTAGTAGCGAGAAGCACCGCGCCAACCAATCATTGGGTTTTCTTCTTTGGGTTCAAATTGTTTACCACCCAAAAGATTGGCGTATTCGTTACTCTTAAAGTCACTGAGGCGAACAATCACAGGCTTGGGATAAAACGCGGCGGCAATGATAGCAATACCTTGGGCTAATTTATCTACGAAGAATTCTGCTTTATTTTCGTATTGAGCAGTTAATTCCGCGATTTTGTATTTGGCAAGTTCATCATCTAGGTCATCAAAATGAAGTAGTGCCAGAGGATGCGCCTTAATATGATTGGCAATGATAAATTCCATTCGCGCCAGCCCAACTCCATCATTGGGAATTGCTGCATAGCCGAATGCTTCTTCTGGGTTGCCCACATTCATCATAATTTGAGTACGAGTGCGGGGCAATTGTTCTAGGGGTATTTCTTGCACTTCGTAAGGCAATAAACCTTGGTACACTTTTCCAGTCTCACCTTCTGCACAAGAAATAGTGATTTCTTGCCCTGTCTTAATAGCAGTAGTAGCATTACCACAACCTACAATCGCAGGTATGCCTAATTCTCTAGCAATAATTGCGGCGTGGCAGGTGCGCCCTCCAGAGTTGGTTACAATCGCACTCGCTTTTTTCATGATTGGTTCCCAGTCGGGATCGGTGCGGTTTGTTACTAGCACTTCACCTGCTTGGAACTGATGAATTTGCTGCACATCTGAGATAACTCTAGCTTTACCTTCTCCAATCATCTCTCCTACACTACGTCCAGTCACTATGGGAAATTTTGCTGACGCGGGGACAAGAGGACGCAAAGACGCGGTGACATTTTTACTCTCCGCGTCTCCGTGTCTCTTCATCTCCGTGTCTTCTTCCAAAAGACGATATGTCCGCAAAACATTCTGCACTTTCTGAGACTGCACTGTTTCTGGGCGTGCTTGGACGATAAATAATTCATCAGTGATGCCATCTTTCGCCCATTCGATATCCATTGGCGTATAGACACCACGTACTTGCGAATAGTGTTCTTCTATAATGCAAGCCCATTGTGCTAGTTGTAAAATTTCTTGGTCGTTAAGAGCAAATAGCTCTCTATCACTGGCTGCGACTGGAATATTTTTCGTTAACTTTGAGCCGCCCACATCATAGACCATTTTAATTTCTTTTGTACCTAAGCGCTTGGCTAAAATTGGGCGAAACCCTTGTTTTAATGTAGGTTTGAATACTAAGTATTCATCTGGGTTCACCGCTCCTTGGACGACATTTTCACCCAAGCCGTAAGCGGCGGTAATTAAAGCAGCGTCTTTAAAACCTGACTCGGTGTCGATGGAGAACATGACACCAGAAGCTGCTAAGTCAGAACGTACCATTTTTTGCACACCTACCGAAAGGGCGATGTTGAAGTGATCGAAGCCTTTAATTTGACGGTAAGAAATAGCGCGATCAGTAAAAATGGAAGCAAAGCATTTATGGCAAGCTTCTAGCACAGCTGCCAATCCGTGAACATTAAGATAAGTTTCTTGTTGCCCGGCAAAGCTAGCATCTGGTAAATCTTCGGCGGTAGCGCTAGAACGAACGGCAACATCAGTATCTGCACCATATTGCTGGCAGAGAGCTTGATAAGCTTGGGCGATCGCTTGTTGCAATTCCCCTGGAAACGATGTTTGCAACATTAAATATCGGGCTTGTTTGCCTCGTTGGCGCAGATTATTAACATCTTCTACATCTAAATCTGCAAAAATCTCGCGCAATTTCGCTTCTATCCCTGCCACCTCAATAAAGTAGCGGTAAGCATAAGCAGTTGTAGCAAAGCCATTGGGAACTTTTACTCCTTTAGGCTTCAGTTGCTGAATCATTTCTCCTAAAGAAGCATTCTTTCCTCCGACAAAAGAAATATCTGCAATGCCAACTTCACTTAGAGGTAACACCAGAGCTTTTTGTTTAGCAACTGTGCTAGTGGATTGTTGACTAACTACTGTTTCTGGCATACTTGAGCTTCCTTACATAAAGCTACTTAATTGGGAATTGGAATGAGTGAATTTACTCTGCTCGTCCCACACTTATGTTTATAGGAAGTCAATTTGAGGAAGTTGTGAGGGTAGAGAAAATTAAGGGACAAGGAGACGCAAATACACCGAGAGCACAGGAGTAGGGAGAACAACTATTGACTAATGACTAATGACGACCATTACTAGTTAGCTTGATTTGTACTGACCTACTTAACTTTAAGTTTTTTATCTTGAAGTGATTGCAATAATAATTATGTATATATATTACGCTAATTAGCAATCTCTTAAATTTTACTCACAAGTTCCTCACAATTGGTAATTATTATGAAAGCATAACTGACTAAACATACATTCCTAGTGGAATGATGAATTGACAGTCAACAATTACAATCTTCTTATTTAGGATCAAAATTTTTAGAAAATATTATGAATTACTGTCCTTGCTGTTCTAATCCTCTGTTACTACATATACGTGGTTCTGAAACTTATTGGTTTTGCCGTCATTGTTGGCAAGAAATGCCAGTATTGAGTAGAGAAAACTCCAGTTCTCTACGAGAGATGATGATAGAAAAACTCATGAACAAGCTTCAAAACCAAGCCAAGCATCATGGTACAGTTCCCGTAACTTAATAACTAAAACCAACACGCATATAAATTTTGGCTTACAAAATTTTGCAATGAGATGATGCTAAGTAAGTCAAAGTAAATAACCTAAAAATATAGATCCTCAACTTCTTGGAAGATGCTGTTGGCAAATAGTGGATCTTACCCCTCGTTAACCCATACATATGTTAGTAGAGACACGATAAATCGCGTCTCTACACTAAAGTTTGTTTTTGCTGTATTGCCAATTCTTACGGGAAGCTCCCTTTCCCGCACGTATGCTACGCTTACAGAGCTTTTTTGGCACTTTATCTAGTAAAGACAAATAAACTTAATGATTTTTGATAGAAATTTTGAAGTTGTTGTATTTTACACCAACCTTTGATTGTATTTTGATATTTACCTTCAATCTTCAGACCAGTCTTCACGACCCAGCAAATCAATAATTTTATCCCTAAGTAAAAATTCGTTTTTTTCTAGTTCTAGCTCTACACATACCCAATCACGACCAGGAATATATTTGCAAAGAGCGTATATGGGCTGGTTACGTTGAACAAGTCCCTTTTTAACCAATTGGCGTGCTTCTTCCTTGATAACTTCTATATCGTATTTGACAACAGTATCAAACATAACTCTGTTCCCTCATAACTGGTATAGCAATATAAAATATACTTGGATTCTATTTTCAAGCTATCAAAAAAATGTGAGGAAATTGTGAAGATTCTTAGTAGCAATTTTCACTTCCGCATGAACTCTCATGTAGAATGTATGAAAAGTCACTATATATTTTGCAATTATATTGCGTTAGGCTTTCTTAGCTATTGTGTACACAGACTTGAAAGCATAATAAGACGCAAGTTTACATACGTCATATTGAGCAATCAGTAAAGAAATGAACATTAAATTTTTCTATTTTTACTAAATCAACTGTCAAAAATCAGTTTATTTACACAACAGATTGGTATTCATTTAATTTTTGCTTACAGAGCAAATTCATAGAACATGAAAAAGCGATAATTTAGTTTACTAAAACTCTTGCTAACAAGGCTACTCAGTTTGAGTGTAAGTAGATTTAAAGAGAACTTATATCAATCCAATGTAGGTACAGGCTTCTCTATGGTTCTATTCTAGTGAAGAACGTGTAGTGTTTTTGTGACGATTTGGTCTCAATAAGCTTGATACTACTATATTACTAGCATATCAAACAATTATTAGATAACAACCCTGGCTTTCGATATATATCTCGCCCTAGCTTTTGATAGATGTCCCATAGATACACAAACAGGTATTATATACTTTAGATAATTTCGTCGTAACTAAAAAATTGAGTGTTTGCAGAGCATTCATTGTCTAAATCTATTCAGGTTCCTCTGGATAGATTGTTAAAAGTCGATGGTTAAATTATTGACCTCAAGAGAGTAATAGCCAAAACTCAATCCTAGAGGTCAAGTTTAACAATCATTGGCTTGGTTGTTTCATGTATATTCAAAATATATTAATGAAAGTAATAATTATAATTTATATATTTTAGGTATTTGATTTTAAAATTAAAATTATCCCTGTAGTGAGTAACTTTTTTTCTATGAGAATTGAAATTGAATTCTTAAGATAGATTTACAAAATCCAAATCAAATTGATATCATCTCTAAGCAAAAAAGAATATCTTTTTTGCTTTGGTGAATTGAAAGAAAAGCTTGGTTAAGAAATAAACCTGCTTGTTTAGGAGTGAACGTTCATGCGTAGTTTATTTGGTTTGTCATTGACAAGTACCGCT is a genomic window of Chlorogloeopsis sp. ULAP01 containing:
- a CDS encoding Photosystem Q(B) protein 1, whose amino-acid sequence is MTTIVQRGKEFELVKQWDRFCAWITNTNHRIYIGWFGVLMIPTLLAATICFILAFIAAPGVDMEGIREPIKGSLLDGNNLITAAVVPTSAAIGLHFYPIWEAASIDEWLYNGGPYQLIVLHFLIGIWCYLGRLWELSYRLGVRPWISVAFSAPAAAATAVLLVYPIGQGSFSDGLPLGITGTFHFMMAVQANHNILMHPFHMLGVAGVFGGALLSALHGSLVTSTLIRNTDENESINAGYKFGQKQTTYSYLAGHYGYLGRLLIPSFASRNHRAFYFLLAALPTIGIWFATFGVCSIAFNLNGFNFNHSVLDSRGAVIPTDADILNRANLGLQAMYALNTHHFPPILSSSTSIPVS
- a CDS encoding nitroreductase produces the protein MFAIWDAQKIQEIEFPKTGTTVDKLKFFLNYTLLAPSNCDTQLWFFQVVNEAIILYANRSPGLPTTDTYERELMISCGMALFNLRLALRKFGYKGEITTFPDSINPDILAYIKLGEPILISADEQMLFDAIFNRCINCSEFQDWKIPQSLLSWLKADAEQQKTWLYIVKSNTTRQAIAELVIQSVDTQQLYPSTSCQLITQSPVVAVLGTKSDLPVNWLNTGQALERILLRGQAIGLAASFLNQVIRLPQLRTQLNNLIYEQGYPQVLLLMGFSRNYFT
- a CDS encoding universal stress protein — translated: MFHKILVAIDNSAIGQHVFDEALTLTQQVGGNLMLLHVLDPFDERSPSSIAFQTNSLYPSYQAEAMNYYMGQWEVLKKEGIEFLRLFYEQAIAKGVATEFSQNFGEPGRVICELARKWQADLIIVGRRGRRGLSEFFLGSVSNYVLHHAPCSVLTVQGPLAPQ
- the ppsA gene encoding phosphoenolpyruvate synthase — translated: MPETVVSQQSTSTVAKQKALVLPLSEVGIADISFVGGKNASLGEMIQQLKPKGVKVPNGFATTAYAYRYFIEVAGIEAKLREIFADLDVEDVNNLRQRGKQARYLMLQTSFPGELQQAIAQAYQALCQQYGADTDVAVRSSATAEDLPDASFAGQQETYLNVHGLAAVLEACHKCFASIFTDRAISYRQIKGFDHFNIALSVGVQKMVRSDLAASGVMFSIDTESGFKDAALITAAYGLGENVVQGAVNPDEYLVFKPTLKQGFRPILAKRLGTKEIKMVYDVGGSKLTKNIPVAASDRELFALNDQEILQLAQWACIIEEHYSQVRGVYTPMDIEWAKDGITDELFIVQARPETVQSQKVQNVLRTYRLLEEDTEMKRHGDAESKNVTASLRPLVPASAKFPIVTGRSVGEMIGEGKARVISDVQQIHQFQAGEVLVTNRTDPDWEPIMKKASAIVTNSGGRTCHAAIIARELGIPAIVGCGNATTAIKTGQEITISCAEGETGKVYQGLLPYEVQEIPLEQLPRTRTQIMMNVGNPEEAFGYAAIPNDGVGLARMEFIIANHIKAHPLALLHFDDLDDELAKYKIAELTAQYENKAEFFVDKLAQGIAIIAAAFYPKPVIVRLSDFKSNEYANLLGGKQFEPKEENPMIGWRGASRYYDPRYSEGFALECEAMKRVRNEMGLTNVILMVPFCRTPEEGRRVLAEMAKNGLVRGENDLQVYVMCELPSNVLLADQFSEVFDGFSIGSNDLTQLTLGLDRDSGLVAHLFDERNEAVTRTITQAIATAKKYHRKIGICGQAPSDYPEFARFLVTQGIDSISLNPDSVLKTLLEIATTEQDS
- a CDS encoding DUF4327 family protein encodes the protein MFDTVVKYDIEVIKEEARQLVKKGLVQRNQPIYALCKYIPGRDWVCVELELEKNEFLLRDKIIDLLGREDWSED